A portion of the Marinobacter alexandrii genome contains these proteins:
- a CDS encoding DoxX family membrane protein, with amino-acid sequence MAILYIIAGVNHFVMPRFYKKIIPPFLPYPKLINWVSGIAEIVLGILLLIPSYTSLAAWGIILLLIVIYPANIYHFIKGWRKKKMIWVLALRLPLQFLLIWWAYTFT; translated from the coding sequence ATGGCAATCCTCTATATTATCGCCGGAGTTAATCACTTTGTGATGCCTCGGTTTTATAAGAAAATTATTCCTCCATTTTTACCTTATCCAAAACTCATAAACTGGGTGAGTGGCATTGCTGAGATTGTTTTAGGTATCCTATTACTCATCCCTTCATATACCTCACTTGCTGCATGGGGAATCATTCTTTTGCTCATAGTCATATATCCTGCAAATATTTATCACTTCATAAAAGGATGGCGAAAAAAGAAGATGATCTGGGTACTGGCACTACGACTTCCACTACAGTTTTTACTTATCTGGTGGGCATATACTTTTACTTAG
- a CDS encoding acylase, translating into MYRILTLLFITLIACSPKTSNLEVNKWETQAANVEIIRDDYGVPHVYGETDADAVFGLLYAQCEDDFRRVERNFTWAIGRLAEAEGEEAIYSDLRARLFMTEDEAKANYQSTPKWLEKLCVAWADGINYYLHTHPEVKPKVIKKYEPWMTMYFTEGSIGGDIERVSTRRIKEFYEREKVAVLDKPILKEGYALEEPQGSNGFAISGDLTESGNAMLLINPHTSFYFRGEVHVVSEEGLNAYGAVTWGQFFVYQGFNENTGWMHTSTYTDVIDDFKETIIEKEDGLYYQYGDEERPVEVKEVILKYVEDGEMKEKTFPVYRTHHGPITHEVDGQWTATALMWEPVKALEQSYVRSKKKNLEEFNEMMDIRTNSSNNTVFADSEGNIAYYHGNFIPIRDVQFDYTKPVDGSNPQTDWQGLHPVEEAITVMNPPNGWIQNCNSTPFTSAAEYSPKKEDYPNYMSRIPENFRGVNAIRLLSETENLSLDGLIDLAYNPYLPAFEKVIPGLIEAYDAVGDQSLSEEIELLRNWDFKTGVESKAMSLAHFYGMMLYREGDIPGNLEGMERFEFFGTDMPMGERVGIFQLAIEEMDRRYGTWIIPWGEISRFQRISGDIDASFDDNAASYPVGLTTARWGHLAAYGMRGKHDVNKIYGTRGNSFVAAVEFGDRLVAKTLLAGGQSSDPNSPHFDDQAEMYAKGEFKDVAFYREDVEARAEETYTPGKR; encoded by the coding sequence ATGTATCGAATTCTCACACTTCTATTTATTACACTAATTGCCTGCTCACCTAAGACTTCTAACCTAGAAGTTAACAAGTGGGAAACTCAGGCAGCCAATGTTGAAATCATCCGTGACGATTATGGTGTCCCACATGTTTATGGTGAAACAGATGCTGATGCGGTATTCGGATTACTTTATGCGCAGTGTGAAGATGACTTTAGAAGAGTAGAACGAAACTTCACCTGGGCCATTGGTAGGTTGGCAGAAGCAGAAGGAGAAGAGGCAATTTATAGTGACTTAAGAGCCCGATTATTCATGACGGAAGATGAAGCAAAAGCTAATTATCAATCTACTCCGAAATGGTTGGAAAAGTTATGCGTTGCATGGGCTGACGGGATCAATTACTATCTGCACACGCATCCCGAAGTAAAACCTAAAGTGATTAAAAAGTATGAGCCATGGATGACGATGTATTTCACAGAAGGATCTATTGGAGGAGATATTGAGCGAGTATCTACAAGGCGAATAAAAGAGTTTTATGAAAGGGAAAAAGTAGCTGTGCTCGACAAACCGATATTAAAAGAGGGCTATGCCCTCGAAGAACCTCAAGGATCAAATGGATTTGCAATATCAGGAGATCTTACAGAGTCAGGAAATGCCATGCTATTAATCAACCCGCATACTTCATTTTATTTCAGAGGAGAAGTTCATGTGGTCAGTGAAGAAGGGTTGAATGCTTATGGGGCTGTTACCTGGGGGCAGTTTTTTGTTTATCAAGGCTTCAATGAAAATACAGGATGGATGCATACCTCTACTTATACAGATGTAATCGACGATTTTAAAGAAACCATCATAGAAAAAGAGGATGGCTTATACTATCAATATGGCGATGAAGAAAGACCCGTTGAGGTAAAAGAAGTGATTCTAAAATATGTAGAGGATGGTGAAATGAAAGAGAAAACTTTCCCCGTTTACCGAACGCATCATGGGCCGATCACTCATGAGGTTGACGGTCAGTGGACAGCCACGGCACTAATGTGGGAACCAGTAAAAGCGTTGGAGCAATCCTATGTTAGATCAAAGAAGAAAAATCTGGAAGAGTTTAACGAGATGATGGACATTCGAACTAACTCCTCCAATAACACTGTATTCGCAGATTCTGAAGGAAACATTGCCTACTATCATGGTAATTTCATTCCGATTAGAGATGTACAGTTTGATTACACTAAACCTGTTGATGGGAGTAATCCGCAAACAGATTGGCAGGGACTTCATCCAGTAGAGGAGGCAATTACGGTGATGAACCCTCCAAACGGATGGATTCAAAACTGCAACTCAACTCCCTTTACATCTGCTGCAGAGTATAGTCCCAAGAAAGAGGACTACCCAAATTACATGTCTCGCATTCCGGAAAATTTCAGAGGAGTGAATGCTATTCGATTATTATCAGAAACAGAAAACCTTTCGTTGGATGGTTTAATAGATCTTGCTTATAATCCTTATCTGCCAGCATTTGAAAAGGTAATTCCAGGGTTGATAGAAGCGTACGATGCTGTTGGCGATCAGTCTTTGAGTGAGGAAATTGAATTACTTAGAAATTGGGACTTTAAAACAGGTGTAGAATCAAAAGCGATGAGTTTAGCCCACTTCTATGGAATGATGCTCTATCGAGAGGGCGACATTCCTGGTAACTTGGAAGGCATGGAACGTTTTGAATTTTTTGGAACAGATATGCCAATGGGAGAAAGGGTTGGGATATTTCAATTGGCAATTGAGGAAATGGATCGCAGATATGGCACATGGATCATTCCTTGGGGAGAGATTAGCAGATTCCAGCGTATCTCTGGAGATATTGATGCTTCTTTCGATGATAATGCAGCTAGCTATCCAGTAGGATTAACAACTGCTCGTTGGGGGCATCTTGCAGCCTACGGTATGCGAGGAAAGCATGATGTGAACAAAATATATGGTACGAGAGGAAACAGTTTTGTGGCAGCTGTAGAATTTGGAGATCGGTTGGTTGCAAAGACGCTTTTGGCAGGAGGTCAGAGTAGTGATCCTAATTCGCCTCATTTTGATGACCAAGCTGAAATGTATGCTAAAGGAGAGTTTAAGGATGTGGCATTTTATCGTGAAGATGTAGAAGCGCGAGCGGAAGAAACCTATACACCGGGGAAGAGGTAA